In the Shewanella sp. OMA3-2 genome, one interval contains:
- a CDS encoding pilus assembly protein PilP, whose amino-acid sequence MKLLPVFIGVSLLLTGCIGDRSDLELFVTTTKAQHVARIPPLTETPKFEHFSYQAELMRSPFVPPSRELTEEVIDTSKDCLQPDLKRRKGRLETYALDNLRMRGTLSEDDSIWALIESADANVYRMGVGEYLGLYHGRISNVSPQYIEIIELIPDGSGCWAERPSNLELSGK is encoded by the coding sequence ATGAAACTCTTACCCGTTTTTATTGGTGTTAGCTTGTTATTAACTGGCTGTATTGGTGACCGCAGTGATTTAGAGTTATTTGTAACAACAACTAAAGCACAGCATGTCGCACGTATTCCGCCACTAACAGAAACACCAAAGTTTGAGCATTTTTCATATCAAGCAGAATTAATGCGCAGCCCTTTTGTTCCGCCTTCAAGAGAGTTAACCGAAGAAGTCATTGATACGTCAAAAGACTGTTTACAACCCGACTTGAAAAGACGTAAGGGACGATTGGAAACCTACGCGCTAGATAATTTAAGAATGCGTGGTACGTTAAGTGAAGACGATAGTATTTGGGCATTAATCGAGTCAGCTGATGCTAATGTTTATCGGATGGGAGTGGGCGAGTATTTAGGGCTTTATCATGGTCGCATTTCAAATGTATCGCCCCAATATATCGAAATTATAGAATTAATTCCTGATGGTTCAGGTTGTTGGGCTGAACGCCCTAGCAACTTAGAATTATCAGGCAAGTAA